A window of the Mesotoga prima MesG1.Ag.4.2 genome harbors these coding sequences:
- a CDS encoding lipoate--protein ligase, producing the protein MALGVDRITNTVYVESNSFDPWLNLAIEEYLLNSYARDSSVLYLWQNEKTVVIGRNQNAWQECRLDNLERDGGRLARRLSGGGAVYHDLGNLNFTFLMPRKEYNLHRQLSVIVDAVKELGIEAHFSGRNDILAGGKKFSGNAFYHGQFASYHHGTILIDVDTGKLSEYLNVSKEKIESKGVKSVVSRVVNLKEMKPDLTIDTMKKAMYRGFIEEYGQIVSVLDFERVIESEDIGDLYEKYSSKEWLLGRNPEFNFRASKRFQWGGIELLFTSRKGKIVDVTVYSDSMDVDFIEELRRGLKNIEFSRSSILKALNNLPRYIERDDIINWLGITDFI; encoded by the coding sequence TTGGCGTTGGGGGTAGATAGAATTACAAACACAGTATACGTTGAATCAAACTCTTTTGATCCCTGGTTGAATCTTGCCATTGAAGAGTACCTTTTGAATTCGTACGCCCGCGATAGCAGCGTGCTGTATCTGTGGCAGAACGAAAAAACGGTGGTAATCGGCAGAAATCAGAATGCATGGCAGGAATGCAGACTCGACAATCTTGAAAGGGATGGTGGAAGACTGGCAAGAAGATTGTCTGGCGGTGGGGCTGTCTATCATGATCTTGGAAACCTCAACTTTACGTTTCTCATGCCGAGAAAGGAATACAACCTCCACAGGCAACTTTCTGTAATTGTAGATGCTGTAAAGGAACTAGGAATTGAAGCACATTTCAGTGGTAGAAACGATATTTTGGCGGGCGGAAAGAAGTTCTCAGGAAATGCTTTCTATCATGGGCAATTTGCCTCCTATCACCATGGAACAATTTTGATAGACGTAGACACCGGAAAGCTTTCCGAATATCTAAATGTCTCAAAGGAAAAGATCGAATCCAAGGGAGTTAAATCAGTTGTGTCGAGAGTTGTCAATCTCAAGGAAATGAAACCGGATTTAACCATTGACACAATGAAAAAGGCAATGTATAGAGGTTTCATTGAGGAGTACGGCCAGATAGTCAGTGTTCTAGACTTTGAAAGGGTAATTGAGTCGGAAGATATTGGAGACCTTTATGAGAAATATTCTTCAAAGGAATGGCTTTTGGGGAGAAATCCTGAATTCAATTTCAGAGCAAGCAAAAGGTTTCAGTGGGGAGGTATTGAACTCCTGTTTACATCCAGAAAGGGAAAAATCGTGGATGTGACAGTATATTCTGATTCAATGGATGTAGATTTCATTGAGGAACTGAGACGTGGGCTTAAGAATATTGAATTCTCCAGATCAAGTATTTTAAAAGCTCTTAACAACCTTCCTAGATACATCGAACGGGATGACATCATTAACTGGCTTGGGATAACTGACTTCATTTAA
- the nifJ gene encoding pyruvate:ferredoxin (flavodoxin) oxidoreductase — protein MARVMKTMDGNTAAAHVAYAFTEVAAIYPITPSSSMAELADAWAANGRKNIFGRPVDVIEMQSEGGAAGAVHGSLVAGALTTTFTASQGLLLMIPNMYKIAGELLPGVFHVSARAIAAHALSIFGDHSDVMATRQTGFALLASGSVQEVMDLGSVAHLSAIKSRIPFLHFFDGFRTSSEIQKIEVMDYDDLKELVDYKALKEFRDRALNPEHPKTMGTAQNPDIFFQAKEASNRFYDAVPEIVADYMKEISKITGREYKPFVYYGDPEAEHVIVAMGSVTDTIEETVDYLMKKGEKVGVIKVHLYRPFSAKHFFEVLPNSVKRISTLDRTKEPGSLGEPLYEDVKTLFYGDKNAPEVYGGRYGLGSKDTTPSQIKAVYDNLKLSTPKDHFTIGIVDDVTNTSLEIKEKINTAPEGTIRCKFWGLGSDGTVGANKDAIKIIGDHTDMYAQGYFAYDSKKSGGVTISHLRFGKKPIKSTYLIDEADYVACHKQSYVNQYELLEGLKKGGTFVLNTSWDSEELDRNLPGNMKKYLADNNINFYTIDATKIAMEIGLGTRINTIMQSAFFKLANVIPIEEAIKYLKEAIVKSYGTKGEKVVQMNYKAVDSGIDALKKIDIPESWAKAQDEKKEEDSERPEFVRKVADVMNRQQGDKLPVSAFLGRENGEFPNGTAAFEKRGIAVLIPEWQPDNCIQCNQCSLVCPHAAIRPFLINEEEEKKAPVAFESIKALGGKSFEGLKYRIQVSPLDCTGCGNCADICPAPKNALLMKPLESQVEKEVPNWEFSTTISEKKDVMNVETLKGSQFSKPLLEFSGACAGCGETPYAQLVTQLFGDRMLIANATGCSSIWGASAPSTPYCMNGEGKGPAWANSLFEDNAEYGFGMAMAVNHGRNKLAKIMEELLEQDIPEDMKEPFEAWLKGKDDAKASKAATMGILNAISKGCKNERASTLLKEIEERKDLLIKKSVWIFGGDGWGYDIGYGGLDHVLASGEDVNVLLFDTEVYSNTGGQSSKSTPTGAVAKFAASGKKTKKKDLGRMAMTYGYIYVAQVAMGADKNQVVKAIIEAEKYPGPSLIIAYSPCINHGIKIGMGKTQEQEKRAVASGYWHLYRYNPLLKEQGKNPFILDSKEPKESFIDFLMSEVRYSALKSTFPDIADELFKKAESDAKERYEIYRKLASE, from the coding sequence ATGGCACGAGTAATGAAAACTATGGACGGTAATACTGCTGCCGCCCATGTTGCTTACGCATTCACGGAGGTTGCGGCGATTTATCCCATTACTCCTTCATCATCCATGGCCGAGCTTGCAGACGCTTGGGCGGCAAATGGAAGGAAAAACATTTTCGGGCGACCAGTTGATGTAATAGAAATGCAATCGGAAGGCGGAGCAGCCGGAGCGGTCCACGGATCACTTGTAGCAGGGGCCCTAACAACTACATTTACTGCATCACAGGGGTTGTTGCTGATGATTCCCAACATGTATAAAATTGCAGGAGAGCTTTTGCCAGGGGTTTTTCACGTCAGCGCAAGGGCTATAGCGGCTCACGCCCTTTCGATTTTTGGTGACCATTCAGATGTGATGGCGACAAGACAGACGGGATTTGCGTTGCTTGCTTCTGGAAGTGTCCAGGAAGTAATGGATCTCGGATCCGTTGCTCACCTGTCGGCAATCAAATCCAGAATCCCATTCCTTCATTTCTTCGATGGATTCAGAACTTCGAGCGAAATTCAGAAGATCGAAGTTATGGACTATGATGATCTCAAAGAACTTGTCGATTATAAGGCGCTTAAGGAATTCAGAGACAGGGCCCTCAATCCAGAGCATCCCAAAACAATGGGAACGGCCCAGAATCCCGATATCTTCTTCCAGGCGAAGGAAGCTTCGAACAGATTCTATGATGCAGTTCCAGAAATCGTAGCCGATTACATGAAGGAGATTTCGAAGATAACAGGCAGGGAGTACAAGCCTTTCGTCTACTATGGTGATCCAGAAGCGGAACACGTAATTGTCGCGATGGGTTCAGTTACCGATACAATCGAGGAGACAGTCGACTACCTAATGAAAAAGGGTGAGAAGGTCGGTGTAATAAAGGTACACCTCTACAGACCATTCTCTGCAAAACACTTCTTTGAGGTTCTTCCAAATTCAGTCAAGAGGATTTCTACTCTAGACAGAACAAAAGAGCCGGGCTCTCTTGGGGAACCTCTATACGAAGATGTGAAGACTCTCTTCTATGGGGATAAGAATGCTCCAGAAGTCTATGGCGGCAGATACGGACTGGGTTCAAAGGATACCACACCTTCTCAGATTAAAGCTGTCTATGACAATCTTAAGCTTTCGACACCAAAGGACCACTTTACGATAGGTATAGTCGATGATGTCACCAATACTTCTCTCGAGATAAAGGAGAAGATCAATACCGCTCCAGAAGGTACTATTCGTTGCAAGTTCTGGGGACTTGGTTCCGACGGTACGGTGGGAGCTAACAAGGACGCGATAAAGATAATCGGTGATCACACCGACATGTATGCCCAGGGATATTTCGCTTATGATTCAAAGAAGTCCGGTGGAGTAACCATATCGCATCTTAGATTCGGCAAGAAGCCGATAAAGTCGACCTACCTGATCGATGAAGCCGATTATGTTGCCTGCCACAAGCAGTCATATGTGAATCAGTACGAGTTGTTGGAAGGACTTAAGAAGGGTGGAACGTTTGTCCTTAACACCAGCTGGGATTCTGAAGAGCTTGACAGGAATCTTCCCGGTAACATGAAAAAGTACCTTGCAGACAACAATATTAATTTCTACACGATCGATGCCACGAAAATTGCCATGGAGATCGGTCTTGGAACGAGAATCAATACGATAATGCAATCTGCCTTCTTCAAGCTGGCTAATGTAATACCTATAGAAGAAGCTATCAAGTATCTGAAAGAAGCAATAGTCAAGTCTTATGGTACCAAAGGCGAAAAAGTGGTACAGATGAACTACAAAGCAGTTGATAGTGGAATAGATGCGTTGAAGAAAATAGATATTCCGGAATCATGGGCAAAGGCACAAGATGAGAAAAAGGAAGAAGACTCCGAAAGACCTGAATTTGTGAGGAAAGTTGCAGATGTTATGAACAGACAGCAGGGAGACAAACTTCCTGTTTCTGCTTTCTTGGGAAGGGAGAACGGAGAATTTCCCAATGGAACGGCTGCATTCGAAAAACGCGGTATTGCTGTACTGATACCTGAATGGCAGCCCGACAACTGCATTCAGTGCAATCAGTGTTCTCTTGTCTGTCCACACGCAGCGATCAGGCCCTTCCTCATAAACGAAGAAGAAGAAAAGAAGGCTCCCGTTGCCTTTGAATCAATTAAAGCACTCGGAGGGAAGTCTTTCGAAGGACTGAAGTACAGGATTCAGGTTTCCCCTCTTGACTGTACAGGTTGTGGAAACTGCGCAGATATTTGTCCGGCTCCGAAAAATGCTCTCTTAATGAAACCACTTGAATCGCAGGTTGAGAAAGAGGTCCCAAATTGGGAATTCTCTACTACCATTTCTGAGAAAAAGGATGTCATGAACGTCGAAACATTGAAGGGTAGTCAATTCTCCAAACCTCTCCTGGAATTTTCCGGGGCATGTGCGGGATGTGGCGAGACCCCTTATGCACAGTTAGTAACACAACTCTTCGGTGACAGAATGCTTATAGCCAACGCGACGGGATGTTCTTCTATCTGGGGAGCCTCGGCTCCTTCGACTCCTTATTGTATGAACGGCGAAGGCAAGGGACCTGCATGGGCGAATTCACTGTTTGAAGACAACGCTGAGTACGGATTCGGTATGGCTATGGCAGTCAACCACGGTAGAAACAAGCTTGCAAAGATTATGGAAGAGCTCTTAGAACAAGACATTCCGGAAGATATGAAGGAACCATTCGAGGCCTGGCTGAAAGGTAAGGATGATGCTAAGGCTTCAAAGGCGGCCACAATGGGCATCCTCAATGCAATTTCAAAGGGTTGTAAAAATGAAAGGGCAAGTACGCTCTTGAAGGAAATTGAGGAGAGAAAGGATCTCTTGATTAAGAAATCTGTATGGATCTTTGGTGGAGATGGATGGGGCTACGACATAGGTTACGGCGGTCTCGATCACGTACTTGCGTCCGGAGAGGATGTAAACGTTCTCCTCTTTGATACCGAAGTCTACTCCAATACCGGTGGTCAGTCTTCGAAGTCCACTCCGACAGGTGCGGTAGCGAAGTTTGCTGCTTCGGGAAAGAAGACTAAGAAGAAGGATCTTGGTAGAATGGCAATGACCTATGGATACATCTATGTAGCACAAGTTGCTATGGGTGCAGACAAGAATCAAGTTGTCAAGGCCATTATAGAAGCTGAGAAATATCCTGGGCCATCTCTGATCATTGCATATTCTCCCTGTATAAACCACGGTATCAAGATTGGAATGGGTAAGACTCAAGAGCAGGAGAAGAGAGCGGTAGCTTCAGGTTACTGGCATCTTTACAGATACAATCCTCTCTTGAAAGAACAGGGCAAGAATCCCTTCATTCTCGATTCAAAGGAACCGAAAGAATCATTTATCGATTTCTTGATGAGCGAGGTTAGATACAGCGCTCTGAAATCAACCTTCCCGGACATCGCCGATGAGTTGTTCAAAAAGGCCGAAAGTGATGCTAAGGAGAGATACGAGATTTATAGAAAGCTTGCCTCTGAATAG
- a CDS encoding ferritin family protein, translated as MNAIDYALKLEKDGKAYYTKQAQCSEDIQLKKLFEMLANDEQRHYEIISGFKDKNYKYKGTYTFKTTRNMFSEMLIDKKCFEIDATNLEAYEHAVEMEKESVKLYLDQAKQTSEPSEKEILLKLAAEENKHQIILENLMDFVRKGLDWTESPEFSHLEEWDKFTDLDKY; from the coding sequence ATGAACGCAATTGATTATGCATTGAAACTAGAAAAAGACGGTAAGGCTTACTACACTAAACAGGCCCAGTGTTCGGAGGACATTCAGCTTAAGAAATTGTTTGAAATGCTCGCAAATGATGAACAGAGGCATTATGAGATCATAAGTGGATTCAAAGACAAGAATTACAAGTACAAAGGCACATATACTTTCAAGACCACTAGAAATATGTTTTCCGAAATGCTCATTGATAAGAAATGCTTTGAGATTGATGCTACGAATCTTGAAGCTTATGAGCACGCAGTTGAAATGGAAAAAGAAAGTGTTAAGCTTTATCTTGATCAGGCAAAGCAAACAAGTGAACCATCCGAAAAAGAGATATTATTGAAGCTGGCTGCGGAGGAAAACAAACACCAGATAATTCTAGAGAATCTCATGGATTTTGTTAGAAAGGGCCTCGATTGGACCGAATCCCCTGAATTCAGCCATTTGGAAGAATGGGATAAGTTTACGGACCTAGACAAGTACTGA
- a CDS encoding sugar phosphate nucleotidyltransferase produces MLVPVILAAGKGKRLKSEVPKPLVKIKGKPMIIHVLNKVSAFCESKCSIVVINPDFEKEFREVLDENTLLAYQNSPKGTADALKRSLHLIPDNSDILVMYSDLVLIAKGSLKSLVELHRNGDCDITFLSGITQEKFPYALVERNENGKVVSFEERKIPDFPPPWEFYIGPIIIKKEIVQEYIGQLVPNKETGEIYIADIVALALSDNKSVCGFSTSHKEEFLGINTPEDLQTAEKLLTD; encoded by the coding sequence GTGTTAGTTCCCGTGATTCTCGCCGCCGGAAAAGGCAAGAGATTGAAGTCTGAGGTTCCCAAGCCATTAGTAAAAATAAAGGGAAAACCCATGATAATTCACGTCTTGAACAAGGTTTCGGCTTTTTGTGAAAGCAAATGCTCAATTGTTGTAATTAATCCGGACTTTGAAAAGGAATTCAGAGAAGTGCTCGATGAAAATACTCTTTTAGCTTATCAGAACTCACCCAAAGGAACCGCCGACGCTTTGAAGAGGAGCCTTCACCTGATCCCAGACAACTCAGACATTCTAGTGATGTACTCTGATCTTGTTCTTATCGCAAAGGGATCTTTGAAATCTCTGGTAGAGCTTCACAGGAACGGTGACTGTGATATTACTTTTCTCTCTGGAATCACCCAGGAAAAGTTTCCCTATGCACTGGTCGAGAGAAATGAAAATGGTAAAGTCGTTTCCTTCGAAGAAAGAAAGATCCCTGACTTCCCACCTCCCTGGGAGTTTTACATCGGTCCGATAATCATCAAAAAAGAGATTGTTCAGGAGTACATCGGTCAGCTTGTGCCAAACAAGGAAACTGGAGAAATTTACATTGCAGATATTGTTGCTTTGGCATTGTCGGACAACAAGTCTGTATGCGGATTTTCAACAAGCCACAAAGAGGAATTTCTGGGGATCAACACTCCTGAGGATCTTCAAACAGCTGAAAAACTTCTTACCGACTGA
- a CDS encoding MgtC/SapB family protein: protein MEYLDLSLRLFCALVAGALIGATRERIYKPAGLRTHSLICVGAAFITVLSTTVFVTAEHGDPGRVAAQIVSGIGFLGAGTILKKGFSVKGLTTAATLWVTAAVGMGFGSGEYLLSAVVTVFALLIVLFLKRIELFIGGRNLPRVLIVAENSQETSTKVSEWFKDNGLTVESMEIEEDDEVLSLLIELSRGDALKVKNIMVGLSTLKGVKSAELR, encoded by the coding sequence GTGGAGTATCTGGATTTGTCCTTAAGATTGTTTTGTGCTCTCGTTGCAGGAGCGCTTATAGGTGCCACAAGGGAAAGGATCTATAAACCTGCCGGTCTCAGAACTCACTCGTTGATATGTGTTGGAGCCGCCTTTATAACTGTCCTCTCCACAACTGTGTTTGTCACCGCCGAGCATGGTGATCCGGGAAGAGTAGCGGCACAGATTGTCTCGGGCATAGGATTCCTAGGAGCTGGAACAATCCTGAAAAAAGGTTTTTCAGTCAAAGGCTTGACCACGGCCGCGACACTCTGGGTAACGGCTGCTGTCGGGATGGGTTTCGGCAGCGGGGAATACTTGCTCTCGGCAGTAGTGACGGTCTTCGCGTTGCTTATAGTTCTTTTCCTTAAAAGGATTGAGTTGTTTATCGGAGGGAGAAATCTTCCCAGAGTTTTGATAGTTGCTGAAAACAGTCAGGAAACGTCTACGAAGGTCTCCGAATGGTTCAAGGACAATGGATTGACGGTTGAGTCAATGGAAATTGAAGAGGACGATGAAGTCCTTAGTCTTCTAATTGAGTTAAGCAGAGGAGATGCCTTAAAGGTAAAAAACATTATGGTGGGTCTTTCCACACTGAAGGGTGTCAAGAGCGCAGAGCTTCGATGA
- a CDS encoding FAD-dependent oxidoreductase: protein MKFLDKDLIVVGAGTAGIHAAITASRRGLDVMLVERNGSVGVISTVGLCSPFMRFWLGNESLVSGILEEVLFDLHRRGGLLRDSFDLEILKMIYLEKLKKAGVVLAFRSIPVKLISAGGFMKQISLLVSNVSLTGK, encoded by the coding sequence TTGAAATTTCTAGATAAAGACCTGATCGTTGTTGGTGCAGGAACAGCAGGAATCCATGCCGCTATTACCGCATCAAGAAGAGGGCTTGATGTTATGCTTGTTGAAAGGAACGGCTCCGTTGGCGTTATTTCTACCGTCGGTTTATGCAGTCCCTTCATGAGATTCTGGCTTGGAAATGAGTCCCTTGTCTCGGGTATTCTCGAAGAAGTACTCTTCGATCTGCACAGGCGTGGTGGACTTCTGAGGGATTCATTCGATTTGGAGATTTTGAAGATGATCTATCTGGAGAAACTCAAAAAGGCTGGAGTCGTGCTCGCGTTTCGCTCGATTCCGGTAAAATTAATCTCCGCAGGAGGGTTTATGAAACAGATTTCGCTGCTTGTGTCAAATGTCAGTTTAACAGGTAAGTAG
- a CDS encoding ROK family protein: MKALGVVISGTMIKTAVVACSGEISQRKNHATSRDLKNQILTIITEEISSDSVSSIRIGTAGTLFRGV, from the coding sequence ATGAAAGCTCTAGGAGTGGTCATCAGTGGTACTATGATAAAGACTGCGGTTGTGGCGTGCTCGGGTGAAATCAGTCAAAGGAAGAATCATGCAACCAGCAGGGATCTTAAGAATCAGATCCTCACGATTATTACTGAAGAGATTTCTTCAGATAGCGTTTCATCTATAAGAATAGGGACCGCAGGGACATTATTTCGAGGTGTTTAG
- a CDS encoding patatin-like phospholipase family protein encodes MIKVLVLGGGGAKGFAHVGVIRALEEKGFVPDLIIGVSAGALVGAGYALLSDSKRLWEISLEICRKSKKLIRFANSAARENRGLLFNAATCIHINTFRALPFGLYFNALKKGLKGYRFSDTRIPFKCVSTIMDSGELFVHEEGSIFEALRASMAIPGIISPFSHKGFSLADGGIVNNIPASIAKEEGCTLVVAVDLSSNNRKVGIDTSNSILETIDGYKVEEFQRKELAVADVVISPLNKRNIGLLDFSSCIELMNESYEETLKFDLIGVSQ; translated from the coding sequence ATGATTAAGGTGCTAGTTCTTGGTGGAGGCGGGGCAAAAGGTTTTGCTCACGTCGGAGTTATTCGAGCGCTAGAAGAAAAGGGTTTTGTACCGGATCTGATCATAGGAGTTAGTGCCGGTGCGCTTGTAGGGGCGGGGTACGCTTTACTGTCAGATTCAAAGAGGCTGTGGGAGATCTCTCTTGAAATCTGTAGAAAAAGTAAGAAGCTAATTCGCTTTGCAAATTCAGCTGCAAGAGAAAATAGAGGCTTGTTATTCAATGCAGCCACTTGTATTCACATAAACACTTTTAGAGCGCTGCCTTTCGGATTGTACTTTAACGCGCTCAAGAAGGGTCTGAAAGGGTACAGATTCTCTGACACAAGAATTCCCTTCAAGTGCGTTTCAACCATAATGGATTCAGGTGAGTTATTCGTTCATGAAGAAGGAAGTATTTTCGAAGCGCTTAGAGCTTCCATGGCGATTCCTGGAATTATCTCGCCTTTTAGTCACAAAGGCTTCTCTCTTGCCGATGGAGGGATTGTGAATAATATTCCTGCCAGCATAGCTAAGGAAGAGGGCTGTACTCTAGTGGTGGCCGTGGATCTTTCTTCAAATAATAGAAAGGTCGGGATCGATACTTCAAATTCGATACTGGAAACAATCGATGGGTACAAAGTCGAAGAGTTTCAACGGAAGGAACTGGCTGTTGCAGATGTTGTCATTTCACCATTGAACAAAAGAAATATTGGTTTGCTTGACTTCTCATCCTGTATTGAACTCATGAATGAATCTTATGAAGAAACATTGAAGTTCGATCTAATTGGAGTTAGCCAGTGA
- a CDS encoding extracellular catalytic domain type 1 short-chain-length polyhydroxyalkanoate depolymerase yields MLKTMVVIGTLLAMGFYFISGTKKGIDEIVTIEHDGRIRQSIVHLPPMIQDDKLPVVLVFHGLFGNSNYTKNTYGMTEVGDREGFITVYPEGTGTLNSVLLSWNSGFCCGYAMENDVDDVSYIAELLGRLESVYPIDEKRVYLIGLSNGGMLVYRLMSSYPDLFAACAIVSSSPAGGASEDNVVMIEPPDTAIPLIVFHGMEDPIIPFDGGFSSSSEANGIYFPSIEESVKLWAEKMGAVNMSEKSLENGLVLLREYTGEDERSLVHFYAITDGDHTWPGREKGIDALSSSSQANIKASELIWEFMKDKHLD; encoded by the coding sequence TTGCTGAAGACGATGGTGGTAATCGGGACTCTTTTAGCCATGGGTTTCTATTTCATTAGTGGAACAAAGAAAGGAATAGATGAGATCGTGACGATTGAACACGATGGCAGAATAAGACAGAGTATCGTTCACCTGCCTCCGATGATTCAAGATGATAAGCTACCTGTAGTGCTGGTATTTCACGGTCTTTTTGGCAACAGTAACTACACTAAGAATACGTACGGAATGACTGAAGTGGGAGACAGAGAAGGGTTTATTACCGTGTATCCCGAGGGAACCGGTACATTGAACAGCGTTCTTTTGAGCTGGAATTCAGGTTTCTGTTGTGGTTACGCAATGGAAAATGATGTCGATGATGTCTCATACATAGCGGAGCTCCTTGGAAGATTAGAAAGTGTTTATCCCATTGACGAAAAGAGAGTCTATCTCATTGGACTTTCCAACGGAGGGATGCTGGTATATAGGCTCATGTCAAGTTATCCCGATCTCTTCGCTGCCTGTGCGATTGTTTCATCTTCTCCAGCCGGCGGAGCCAGTGAGGACAACGTTGTAATGATAGAACCTCCAGATACCGCCATTCCGCTCATAGTGTTTCACGGTATGGAAGATCCTATTATTCCTTTTGATGGGGGTTTTTCCAGTAGTTCTGAAGCAAATGGTATCTATTTTCCCTCGATAGAGGAGTCTGTGAAACTTTGGGCGGAGAAAATGGGCGCAGTCAATATGAGCGAGAAATCGCTCGAGAACGGTTTGGTTTTGCTCAGAGAATACACTGGAGAAGACGAGAGAAGCCTAGTTCATTTCTACGCGATAACCGATGGAGATCATACCTGGCCTGGAAGAGAGAAGGGAATAGATGCTCTCAGCAGCTCTTCACAGGCGAACATCAAGGCAAGTGAGTTGATATGGGAGTTTATGAAAGACAAGCATCTAGATTGA
- a CDS encoding DUF6305 family protein, with translation MRKIALGFLLLLILAVPCTMLFSEEIEMPVVQPPMVVTTLGQSPGALMFRLVCVRNQIACVQEDLLTVEKLVQLVEGENPPKTLVITTGTSLKGMGAAGIDMNFEVKRVEGLIAKAKELGMTIIGAHIEGMARRVDATDEKSISTVMPKSDLILVIEDSDSDGFFTNFSNETGIPLVKVKESLEIGPALKKLFQE, from the coding sequence ATGAGAAAGATAGCTTTGGGATTTCTTTTACTGCTCATTCTAGCTGTTCCTTGCACCATGCTCTTCTCGGAAGAGATTGAGATGCCTGTTGTCCAGCCTCCAATGGTTGTCACTACTCTGGGTCAGAGTCCGGGTGCTTTGATGTTCAGACTGGTCTGTGTCAGAAATCAAATTGCCTGTGTTCAGGAAGACCTACTTACCGTTGAGAAATTGGTCCAATTGGTTGAAGGAGAAAACCCACCCAAGACACTGGTCATAACTACCGGAACCAGTTTGAAGGGAATGGGGGCTGCCGGTATTGACATGAATTTTGAAGTGAAGCGTGTCGAAGGACTGATTGCCAAAGCCAAGGAGCTTGGTATGACAATAATTGGGGCTCACATCGAGGGCATGGCACGAAGGGTAGATGCAACAGATGAGAAGTCCATCAGCACAGTGATGCCTAAGTCTGATTTGATTCTCGTAATAGAAGACAGCGATTCAGATGGATTCTTCACAAACTTTTCGAATGAGACTGGAATTCCTCTTGTAAAGGTGAAAGAATCCTTGGAAATCGGGCCGGCTCTCAAAAAACTGTTCCAAGAGTAG